The genomic segment AACAACTTACATATACAtctgtgtgtgcgtgtgtgggCGGTGCTCTCCGCTTGAATAGAGCACATTACTACTGGCGCTAGCAGAGCTACTTGCTTCAGACACAATGAGCAACAAATACTTGAATTGTAGCCGCCACAAACACGTGAAGTTGTGAACAAATCACTCACCAACCCAATATGATAGAAGAGGAGGAAGTGGTGGAAAGTTCAAGCAATGAATTTTAGCATTGATTGACTTTAAATTCAAACAGAAATGAATTTTCAGCACAATTACTGTAACAAGAAGGAAGGATGCTTCCAGTCCACTACATTACTTTAATCCCTATTTACCTAATTAAACTATCTAATCTATGACAAGGCACTTGCGGAGAATTCAAAGAAATGAACTGCAGACGGCCAGTGAAtcaaaaatcccaaaaaaaattttaaaaaaaattctaagaagCGTTGATCTGTCGATGAAAGGTAAAGGTAATGTGTCACCCACTTGATTGAATTGCACAAGACAGGGCATCTTAACCTCGGATCCCACAATGAACTTCAGAGGTGTGCTTGAGTACTGTTAATGGATTATGCATCAGACACCACACTGAATTCATCATCTTCCACTGGAGCAGGCAAGTTAAGATCTATCATATTGTTCTCGAGTTTAGTTGATGCTTCAGCAACAACATTAGTACTAGTTGAAGAACCTATAAGATGCGATCTTTTGTGTCCACCAAGTGCTTGCCCAGACCCAAACACTCTGAGACAATATGGGCACTCAAAAATTCTGTCATTAGCATCACCTGCAGCGGCAATATTTCTTGCTTCAGTTGCATTTAACGAGCAAATCCTCTTATGACCACTCAATGCTCTTGAAGATCGAAACAGTTTCATGCATTTCTCACATCTAAACTTCCCGCGAATCTTGTTGACTTTGATCTCCTCTGCTTCCTCCACCATATCGACCGACTTTTCTCCATCTTTCCCACCTTGTTCTtgaacttcttcttcatcatttctCATCCAAACGTCTCTTGACAACATCATAAGGCACCTAGCAACATCTTCTTCAGGAGAGGTATCAGAAACAGAACTGACCGGTTCCGGCTCAGCTGGTGATGATGACTCGCCCCAACTCGGATTCTTGAAGTCTACTACTTTCTTGACATCAAAATCCTGCTTCTGACTCTCTCCAAAACCACATGATTTACGGATCCTCTTGGATCGTCTTCGAGTTGGGTTTCTTGACTCGGTCTCACTCTCCCTATCTTGCACAACAACAGACCCAGTATCAACAGCAAAAGAGAACTCAGGATCTGCAAGCCTGCAACTTTTCTTGGGATTCTCTCTCAATCCATAAGCCAGGGACTTCTCTTCAACTGCTTCTTTGATCTTGATGATTTCTTGCTCTTCTTGCACTTCTTCTTCACCAGCAGAGGAAGAATACGAGGAAGAGGACGACTCATTACGATCAAGGCCGAGTTGCGGCCGAGTTGCTGCCAAGTGGGCCTTCATGTGACCACCTAAAGCTCTGCCATTCGGAAAAGTTCTAACGCAGAGCCTGCATTTATGCCTCTCCATTGAAGCAGTTAGCAAGCAAAGATCAAAGCTTTCTTGTTTTAGctgtctttctctctctagccTCTTTCTATAAAGCTTGCTTTGCAGAGAAGAAGGCACTAAGAGAAGAATAGAGGATCGGGGGAACTTAAAAGGAGTAGGTGACAAGCATTCCTCCACCAAAAGACACACAACCCAAAATTATGATTTGGATTTtggagagttaaaaaaaatgaaaacagttGTAAATTGTAGTCTATATATAGTTATTATTTAGATTTAGATGATATTTAGAATTGCtaaagaaacattaaaaaaacaaaaagtgtgATCGTGAATGGAGAAAGCGGGACATGTAACGTGCAAACCTTGCCCATTTGGGcattaaacttttctttttaccaCTTTGTAGAAGcccatatatataaaatataatgccAGTTAGACAATTATGGTGTTctatcttcatttatttttctccatATATTTCCAGGGGATATACAGTCCACCATCCATCCTTTTATATTTCTTCACCCAATAAATTTAAGGTTGTGTTTGCTAGTACAATTGAGTTGAATCATGtttatgaaaaattttaaatttttttattttaaattaatttttttagtgttttttaattattctgatgaaatgatattaaaaataaattttaaataataaaaaaattattttaatacatttctaagtgaaaaataccttataaaacaacttttactacaaaacattatcaaacaaaacattgttttaatatatatttaaataaaaattactttaaaaaataacctataaTGTGAGTACATTTGAAACCATGACAcggatttttttgtattaatttggGTATCCGGATCAACTTGCGTATACTTAACTAATTTTACTGGTTTTGAAGTTATCAACTATATAAGTCTCTAGTAACtctgaaatttataaaactctaaaaaataaacacatgacCTGATCAATTTAACTACACTCGTCAACTCCATGAAGCAATTTTGTTTGGCCCCATTGGTGAACTTTCGCATTCCCAATTCCGTGACTTGATTTATGAAGTATGTTATTAATTatggtcttcttcttcttcttcttctacccGCTTTTATGTACTATAC from the Populus nigra chromosome 1, ddPopNigr1.1, whole genome shotgun sequence genome contains:
- the LOC133681648 gene encoding zinc finger protein ZAT9-like translates to MERHKCRLCVRTFPNGRALGGHMKAHLAATRPQLGLDRNESSSSSYSSSAGEEEVQEEQEIIKIKEAVEEKSLAYGLRENPKKSCRLADPEFSFAVDTGSVVVQDRESETESRNPTRRRSKRIRKSCGFGESQKQDFDVKKVVDFKNPSWGESSSPAEPEPVSSVSDTSPEEDVARCLMMLSRDVWMRNDEEEVQEQGGKDGEKSVDMVEEAEEIKVNKIRGKFRCEKCMKLFRSSRALSGHKRICSLNATEARNIAAAGDANDRIFECPYCLRVFGSGQALGGHKRSHLIGSSTSTNVVAEASTKLENNMIDLNLPAPVEDDEFSVVSDA